Proteins co-encoded in one Pseudochaenichthys georgianus chromosome 22, fPseGeo1.2, whole genome shotgun sequence genomic window:
- the eif4eb gene encoding eukaryotic translation initiation factor 4eb translates to MATAEPEINPIAPNADEDGVEETGQELVNPESYIKHPLQNSWSLWFFKNDKSKTWQANLRLISKFDTVEDFWALYNHIQLSSNLMSGCDYSLFKDGIEPMWEDERNKRGGRWLLTLNKQQRRLDLDRFWLETLLCLVGEAFDDHSDQVCGAVVNIRTKGDKLAVWTADYENREAVTHIGRVYKERLGIPMKMTIGFQSHADTSTKSGSTTKNKFVV, encoded by the exons ATGGCGACCGCCGAACCG GAAATCAACCCTATTGCACCCAATGCTGATGAAGATGGAGTTGAGGAGACGGGACAGGAGCTAGTGAACCCAGAATCCTACATCAAACACCCCCTCCAGAACAG CTGGTCCCTGTGGTTCTTCAAGAATGACAAGAGCAAAACATGGCAGGCCAACCTGCGGCTCATCTCCAAGTTCGACACAGTTGAAGATTTCTGGGC TCTCTACAACCATATCCAGTTGTCAAGCAACCTCATGTCTGGCTGTGATTACTCCCTCTTTAAG GATGGAATTGAACCCATGTGGGAGGACGAGAGGAACAAGCGTGGCGGGCGCTGGCTCCTCACCCTCAACAAGCAGCAGAGGAGATTAGACCTGGACCGCTTCTGGCTGGAAACT CTCCTGTGCTTAGTCGGAGAGGCCTTTGATGACCACAGCGATCAGGTCTGCGGAGCCGTGGTCAACATCCGCACAAAAGGAGATAAACTCGCTGTGTGGACAGCGGACTACGAGAACCGGGAGGCTGTGACACACATTGG GAGAGTTTACAAGGAGCGCTTGGGGATTCCCATGAAGATGACGATCGGCTTCCAATCTCACGCAGACACATCTACCAAAAGTGGTTCAACCACCAAGAACAAATTTGTTGTTTGA